The DNA region GCCTCGCCCCGCGCCCGTGAGCACGAGCGCACGAACGCCGGACGTTTCGACCTGGTCGAGCGCGGCGCTCAATTCCTGATGCATCGCGCGAGTAAAGCTATTGAGTTTGTCCGGCCGGTTCAGGGTGATGACGGCGACATGGCTCGATGCGTCGATGTTGAGACTAATCGCTTCGTATGACATTGGGTGTCTCCTCAAAGTCTCTTTGATCGCTGGGCGCTGTGGCGTTGGTGTCAGAGCCGCTCGATAACCAACGCGATGCCCTGACCCACGCCGATGCACATCGTGCAAAGCGCAAAGCGACCGTTGATCCGCTCCAGCTGGTATAGCGCGGTCGTGACCAGACGCGCGCCCGACGCGCCCAACGGGTGGCCGAGTGCAATGGCTCCGCCGTTCGGATTGACGCGCGGGTCGTCGTCGCGCAGACCGAGCGTGCGCAGCACAGCCAGGCCTTGGGATGCGAAGGCTTCGTTCAACTCGATCACGTCGAGCTGTTCTAGCGTCATGCCGAGTTGTTTCAGCAGCTTTTGCGTGGCCGGCGCCGGGCCGATACCCATGATGCGCGGCTCGACGCCCGCCGTCGCCATGCCCACCACCCGGGCGCGCCGGCGCAGGCCGTATTGGTCGGCCGCCTGCTGGTTCGCGAGCAACAGCGCGCACGCGCCGTCGTTCACGCCCGACGCATTGCCGGCCGTCACGCTGCCGTCCGGACGAACCACGCCTTTGAGCTTGCCCAGGCTTTCGAGCGATGTTTCGCGCGGGTGTTCGTCGAGCAGTACGCGCACGGGGTCGCCTTTCTTCTGCGCGATGTCGACGCCGACGATTTCCTCGGCCAGCGTTCCGTCCTGCTGCGCGCGTGCCGCCTTTTGCTGGCTCGCCAGCGCAAACGCGTCCTGATCCGCACGGCTCACGCCGAATTCGACGGCAACGTTCTCCGCGGTCTCAGGCATCGAATCGACGCCGTACTGGCGCTTCATCAGCGGATTGATGAAGCGCCAGCCGATGGTCGTGTCGTAAATGTCAGCCTGGCGC from Paraburkholderia aromaticivorans includes:
- the pcaF gene encoding 3-oxoadipyl-CoA thiolase; this encodes MNDAFICDAIRTPIGRYGGALKDVRADDLGAVPIKALIERNPGVDWRALDDVIYGCANQAGEDNRNVARMSALLAGLPTEAPGATINRLCGSGMDAVGTAARAIKAGEARLMIAGGVESMTRAPFVMGKAASAFSRQADIYDTTIGWRFINPLMKRQYGVDSMPETAENVAVEFGVSRADQDAFALASQQKAARAQQDGTLAEEIVGVDIAQKKGDPVRVLLDEHPRETSLESLGKLKGVVRPDGSVTAGNASGVNDGACALLLANQQAADQYGLRRRARVVGMATAGVEPRIMGIGPAPATQKLLKQLGMTLEQLDVIELNEAFASQGLAVLRTLGLRDDDPRVNPNGGAIALGHPLGASGARLVTTALYQLERINGRFALCTMCIGVGQGIALVIERL